One part of the Malus sylvestris chromosome 2, drMalSylv7.2, whole genome shotgun sequence genome encodes these proteins:
- the LOC126604821 gene encoding BTB/POZ domain-containing protein At3g49900: MRGWKNLGVVETIYEEEDYEFSSASPSLSPALSSPSTPLHSRVESWSRATGQKAEVLIRVQGKCFHLHKDPLTSRSTYLKRQLTEIVSDFTMPLNISAETFTLVAEFCYGAHLVITLFNVAALRTAAELLEMTETDYNGDDNLLHLTDTYFHQVVAVNRDYASVVFRSCLSLLPEAETAAFLVSRCIEALALSSEGDSGADWLNEVITVCPEDFQIVAEAIQRCFGNHDVVYKLVDLYLMRYSGKITEDEKTQICSSIDCSKLSPQLLLEAVRNPIMPLRFIVRAMLIEQLNTRRTIFSAAAAVTDHTQIQPHHRDHDGHHHRDNSKQIEPIAVNTLGSLLQRDTMHRQSAHLKATMAATSSRIQSLEEELNGMKMLLHECHEKQERNILMDSGRRSSSFHFSTSENNKIVKGDKASASSASFRIITSKGSVETTGGTSNWSSSCKGTPRSTKKISERLIIGLKKVFRVSGSAKKLVKENNVYGDTGRGFEDGIAKDIMVIK; the protein is encoded by the exons ATGAGGGGTTGGAAAAATCTTGGAGTTGTTGAGACCATCTACGAGGAAGAAGACTATGAATTCTCTTCggcttctccttctctctccccTGCCCTCTCTTCTCCTTCAACTCCCCTCCACTCCAGAGTAGAATCATG GTCTCGGGCAACAGGGCAAAAAGCGGAAGTATTAATCCGAGTTCAGGGAAAATGTTTCCATCTGCACAAG gATCCTCTGACATCAAGAAGCACATATTTAAAACGTCAGCTAACGGAAATAGTCTCAGATTTCACGATGCCTTTAAATATTTCAGCCGAAACATTCACTCTCGTGGCCGAATTCTGCTACGGAGCTCACCTCGTCATAACGCTGTTCAACGTCGCTGCTCTAAGGACAGCAGCTGAATTGCTTGAGATGACGGAGACCGACTACAATGGCGATGACAACTTGCTCCACTTAACAGACACCTACTTCCACCAAGTAGTTGCCGTTAATAGAGATTACGCATCTGTTGTCTTCCGTTCGTGTCTATCTTTGCTTCCTGAAGCAGAAACAGCAGCGTTCCTTGTTAGCAGGTGCATTGAGGCGTTGGCTCTGTCGAGCGAGGGTGACAGCGGTGCTGATTGGTTGAACGAGGTTATAACGGTGTGCCCAGAGGATTTTCAAATAGTTGCGGAGGCCATTCAACGCTGTTTTGGAAACCACGACGTTGTTTATAAGCTCGTTGATCTTTATCTTATG AGATACAGTGGAAAGATTACAGAGGATGAGAAAACTCAAATATGCAGTTCAATTGACTGCAGCAAGCTCTCACCACAACTCCTCCTTGAGGCAGTCCGAAACCCCATAATGCCCCTCCGGTTCATAGTCCGAGCCATGTTGATTGAGCAGCTCAACACTCGCCGCACCATTTTCTCCGCAGCAGCAGCAGTAACTGATCACACCCAAATCCAACCTCATCACCGCGACCATGATGGTCATCATCACCGCGACAATAGCAAACAAATAGAGCCCATCGCAGTCAACACTCTAGGCTCTCTCCTTCAACGTGACACAATGCACCGCCAATCTGCGCATCTCAAGGCCACAATGGCGGCCACAAGCTCGCGGATACAAAGTTTGGAGGAAGAACTTAATGGCATGAAGATGTTGCTGCACGAGTGTCATGAGAAACAGGAAAGAAACATATTAATGGACTCGGGGCGTAGGTCTTCGAGCTTCCATTTTAGCACTAGTGAGAACAATAAGATTGTAAAGGGTGACAAAGCATCTGCTTCTTCGGCTAGTTTTCGGATTATCACTAGTAAGGGATCGGTGGAGACAACTGGTGGGACTTCTAATTGGTCTTCTTCTTGCAAGGGGACTCCGAGATCGACCAAGAAAATTAGTGAGAGGTTGATAATTGGATTGAAGAAGGTGTTTAGAGTTTCGGGTTCGGCTAAAAAGCTCGTCAAGGAGAACAATGTCTATGGGGATACTGGACGTGGATTCGAAGACGGCATTGCTAAAGATATTATGGTGATCAAGTAG
- the LOC126609350 gene encoding adenylyl-sulfate kinase 3-like isoform X1 produces MSLVKLLKPSICGPPRDIESGPLVAVAPSLSAAKLGVSKMKKAGAAIGSRLLRPIKAMEDPTVSLRNDYPAISGRNLHQMSTMDNSANVVWHKCSVEKLDRQQLLKQKGCVIWITGLSGSGKSTVACALSQGLHMRGKLTYILDGDNVRHGLNRDLSFKAEDRAENIRRIAEVAKLFADAGIICIASLISPYRKDRDACRALFPEGDFIEVYMDVPLHVCENRDPKGLYKLARAGKIKSFTGVDDPYEPPLKCEIVLQQKGGDCVSPGEMAETVISYLEEKGYLQA; encoded by the exons atgagtttggtgaagttatTGAAACCGTCGATTTGTGGCCCCCCGCGGGACAttgaatctggaccgttggtgGCGGTGGCGCCGTCGTTGTCGGCGGCGAAGCTGGGGGTTTCGAAGATGAAAAAGGCCGGCGCTGCGATTGGATCCAGGCTTTTGCGCCCCATTAAGGCAATGGAGGACCCGACAGTTTCTTTGAGGAATGATTACCCCGCCATTTCTG GTAGAAATTTGCACCAGATGTCAACCATGGATAACTCGGCAAACGTTGTGTGGCATAAGTGCTCGGTTGAGAAACTTGATAGGCAACAATTGCTTAAGCAGAAAGGCTGTGTCATATGGATTACTGGTCTAAGTGGTTCAG GAAAAAGCACTGTGGCATGTGCTTTGAGTCAAGGCTTGCACATGAGAGGAAAGCTCACCTACATCCTTGATGGTGACAATGTTCGTCATGGTCTAAATCGTGATCTTAGTTTCAAAGCAGAAGATCGTGCAGAAAACATACGAAGAATTG ccgaGGTAGCTAAGCTCTTTGCGGATGCTGGCATCATTTGTATTGCTAGCTTAATATCTCCCTACAGAAAGGACCGAGATGCCTGCCGTGCACTATTTCCCGAAGGAGATTTTATTGAG GTGTACATGGATGTGCCACTGCATGTGTGTGAGAATAGGGACCCAAAGGGACTCTACAAGCTTGCACGAGCTGGAAAAATTAAAA GCTTTACAGGGGTTGATGATCCATATGAGCCACCATTAAAGTGCGAG ATAGTATTGCAGCAGAAGGGTGGGGATTGTGTCTCCCCAGGCGAGATGGCTGAAACCGTGATATCATATTTGGAGGAGAAAGGGTATCTGCAGGCATGA
- the LOC126609350 gene encoding adenylyl-sulfate kinase 3-like isoform X2, with the protein MSLVKLLKPSICGPPRDIESGPLVAVAPSLSAAKLGVSKMKKAGAAIGSRLLRPIKAMEDPTVSLRNDYPAISGRNLHQMSTMDNSANVVWHKCSVEKLDRQQLLKQKGCVIWITGLSGSGKSTVACALSQGLHMRGKLTYILDGDNVRHGLNRDLSFKAEDRAENIRRIAEVAKLFADAGIICIASLISPYRKDRDACRALFPEGDFIEVYMDVPLHVCENRDPKGLYKLARAGKIKSFTGVDDPYEPPLKCEQKGGDCVSPGEMAETVISYLEEKGYLQA; encoded by the exons atgagtttggtgaagttatTGAAACCGTCGATTTGTGGCCCCCCGCGGGACAttgaatctggaccgttggtgGCGGTGGCGCCGTCGTTGTCGGCGGCGAAGCTGGGGGTTTCGAAGATGAAAAAGGCCGGCGCTGCGATTGGATCCAGGCTTTTGCGCCCCATTAAGGCAATGGAGGACCCGACAGTTTCTTTGAGGAATGATTACCCCGCCATTTCTG GTAGAAATTTGCACCAGATGTCAACCATGGATAACTCGGCAAACGTTGTGTGGCATAAGTGCTCGGTTGAGAAACTTGATAGGCAACAATTGCTTAAGCAGAAAGGCTGTGTCATATGGATTACTGGTCTAAGTGGTTCAG GAAAAAGCACTGTGGCATGTGCTTTGAGTCAAGGCTTGCACATGAGAGGAAAGCTCACCTACATCCTTGATGGTGACAATGTTCGTCATGGTCTAAATCGTGATCTTAGTTTCAAAGCAGAAGATCGTGCAGAAAACATACGAAGAATTG ccgaGGTAGCTAAGCTCTTTGCGGATGCTGGCATCATTTGTATTGCTAGCTTAATATCTCCCTACAGAAAGGACCGAGATGCCTGCCGTGCACTATTTCCCGAAGGAGATTTTATTGAG GTGTACATGGATGTGCCACTGCATGTGTGTGAGAATAGGGACCCAAAGGGACTCTACAAGCTTGCACGAGCTGGAAAAATTAAAA GCTTTACAGGGGTTGATGATCCATATGAGCCACCATTAAAGTGCGAG CAGAAGGGTGGGGATTGTGTCTCCCCAGGCGAGATGGCTGAAACCGTGATATCATATTTGGAGGAGAAAGGGTATCTGCAGGCATGA
- the LOC126609350 gene encoding adenylyl-sulfate kinase 3-like isoform X3, with amino-acid sequence MSLVKLLKPSICGPPRDIESGPLVAVAPSLSAAKLGVSKMKKAGAAIGSRLLRPIKAMEDPTVSLRNDYPAISGRNLHQMSTMDNSANVVWHKCSVEKLDRQQLLKQKGCVIWITGLSGSGKSTVACALSQGLHMRGKLTYILDGDNVRHGLNRDLSFKAEDRAENIRRIAEVAKLFADAGIICIASLISPYRKDRDACRALFPEGDFIEVYMDVPLHVCENRDPKGLYKLARAGKIKSFTGVDDPYEPPLKCEKGGDCVSPGEMAETVISYLEEKGYLQA; translated from the exons atgagtttggtgaagttatTGAAACCGTCGATTTGTGGCCCCCCGCGGGACAttgaatctggaccgttggtgGCGGTGGCGCCGTCGTTGTCGGCGGCGAAGCTGGGGGTTTCGAAGATGAAAAAGGCCGGCGCTGCGATTGGATCCAGGCTTTTGCGCCCCATTAAGGCAATGGAGGACCCGACAGTTTCTTTGAGGAATGATTACCCCGCCATTTCTG GTAGAAATTTGCACCAGATGTCAACCATGGATAACTCGGCAAACGTTGTGTGGCATAAGTGCTCGGTTGAGAAACTTGATAGGCAACAATTGCTTAAGCAGAAAGGCTGTGTCATATGGATTACTGGTCTAAGTGGTTCAG GAAAAAGCACTGTGGCATGTGCTTTGAGTCAAGGCTTGCACATGAGAGGAAAGCTCACCTACATCCTTGATGGTGACAATGTTCGTCATGGTCTAAATCGTGATCTTAGTTTCAAAGCAGAAGATCGTGCAGAAAACATACGAAGAATTG ccgaGGTAGCTAAGCTCTTTGCGGATGCTGGCATCATTTGTATTGCTAGCTTAATATCTCCCTACAGAAAGGACCGAGATGCCTGCCGTGCACTATTTCCCGAAGGAGATTTTATTGAG GTGTACATGGATGTGCCACTGCATGTGTGTGAGAATAGGGACCCAAAGGGACTCTACAAGCTTGCACGAGCTGGAAAAATTAAAA GCTTTACAGGGGTTGATGATCCATATGAGCCACCATTAAAGTGCGAG AAGGGTGGGGATTGTGTCTCCCCAGGCGAGATGGCTGAAACCGTGATATCATATTTGGAGGAGAAAGGGTATCTGCAGGCATGA
- the LOC126609350 gene encoding adenylyl-sulfate kinase 3-like isoform X5: protein MSLVKLLKPSICGPPRDIESGPLVAVAPSLSAAKLGVSKMKKAGAAIGSRLLRPIKAMEDPTVSLRNDYPAISGRNLHQMSTMDNSANVVWHKCSVEKLDRQQLLKQKGCVIWITGLSGSGKSTVACALSQGLHMRGKLTYILDGDNVRHGLNRDLSFKAEDRAENIRRIAEVAKLFADAGIICIASLISPYRKDRDACRALFPEGDFIEVYMDVPLHVCENRDPKGLYKLARAGKIKSFTGVDDPYEPPLKCEIQNS from the exons atgagtttggtgaagttatTGAAACCGTCGATTTGTGGCCCCCCGCGGGACAttgaatctggaccgttggtgGCGGTGGCGCCGTCGTTGTCGGCGGCGAAGCTGGGGGTTTCGAAGATGAAAAAGGCCGGCGCTGCGATTGGATCCAGGCTTTTGCGCCCCATTAAGGCAATGGAGGACCCGACAGTTTCTTTGAGGAATGATTACCCCGCCATTTCTG GTAGAAATTTGCACCAGATGTCAACCATGGATAACTCGGCAAACGTTGTGTGGCATAAGTGCTCGGTTGAGAAACTTGATAGGCAACAATTGCTTAAGCAGAAAGGCTGTGTCATATGGATTACTGGTCTAAGTGGTTCAG GAAAAAGCACTGTGGCATGTGCTTTGAGTCAAGGCTTGCACATGAGAGGAAAGCTCACCTACATCCTTGATGGTGACAATGTTCGTCATGGTCTAAATCGTGATCTTAGTTTCAAAGCAGAAGATCGTGCAGAAAACATACGAAGAATTG ccgaGGTAGCTAAGCTCTTTGCGGATGCTGGCATCATTTGTATTGCTAGCTTAATATCTCCCTACAGAAAGGACCGAGATGCCTGCCGTGCACTATTTCCCGAAGGAGATTTTATTGAG GTGTACATGGATGTGCCACTGCATGTGTGTGAGAATAGGGACCCAAAGGGACTCTACAAGCTTGCACGAGCTGGAAAAATTAAAA GCTTTACAGGGGTTGATGATCCATATGAGCCACCATTAAAGTGCGAG ATTCAGAATAGTTGA
- the LOC126609350 gene encoding adenylyl-sulfate kinase 1, chloroplastic-like isoform X6, with the protein MITPPFLMSTMDNSANVVWHKCSVEKLDRQQLLKQKGCVIWITGLSGSGKSTVACALSQGLHMRGKLTYILDGDNVRHGLNRDLSFKAEDRAENIRRIAEVAKLFADAGIICIASLISPYRKDRDACRALFPEGDFIEVYMDVPLHVCENRDPKGLYKLARAGKIKSFTGVDDPYEPPLKCEIVLQQKGGDCVSPGEMAETVISYLEEKGYLQA; encoded by the exons ATGATTACCCCGCCATTTCTG ATGTCAACCATGGATAACTCGGCAAACGTTGTGTGGCATAAGTGCTCGGTTGAGAAACTTGATAGGCAACAATTGCTTAAGCAGAAAGGCTGTGTCATATGGATTACTGGTCTAAGTGGTTCAG GAAAAAGCACTGTGGCATGTGCTTTGAGTCAAGGCTTGCACATGAGAGGAAAGCTCACCTACATCCTTGATGGTGACAATGTTCGTCATGGTCTAAATCGTGATCTTAGTTTCAAAGCAGAAGATCGTGCAGAAAACATACGAAGAATTG ccgaGGTAGCTAAGCTCTTTGCGGATGCTGGCATCATTTGTATTGCTAGCTTAATATCTCCCTACAGAAAGGACCGAGATGCCTGCCGTGCACTATTTCCCGAAGGAGATTTTATTGAG GTGTACATGGATGTGCCACTGCATGTGTGTGAGAATAGGGACCCAAAGGGACTCTACAAGCTTGCACGAGCTGGAAAAATTAAAA GCTTTACAGGGGTTGATGATCCATATGAGCCACCATTAAAGTGCGAG ATAGTATTGCAGCAGAAGGGTGGGGATTGTGTCTCCCCAGGCGAGATGGCTGAAACCGTGATATCATATTTGGAGGAGAAAGGGTATCTGCAGGCATGA
- the LOC126609350 gene encoding adenylyl-sulfate kinase 3-like isoform X4, whose amino-acid sequence MIGSGVDSFFLLSSLPLCYVVNLSLYLFLLYKTFMRLNSHRCCQPPFSSSIEAFQVIPRRNLHQMSTMDNSANVVWHKCSVEKLDRQQLLKQKGCVIWITGLSGSGKSTVACALSQGLHMRGKLTYILDGDNVRHGLNRDLSFKAEDRAENIRRIAEVAKLFADAGIICIASLISPYRKDRDACRALFPEGDFIEVYMDVPLHVCENRDPKGLYKLARAGKIKSFTGVDDPYEPPLKCEIVLQQKGGDCVSPGEMAETVISYLEEKGYLQA is encoded by the exons ATGATTGGTTCTGGAGTGGACTCTTTCTTTTTACTCTCTTCTTTGCCACTTTGCTATGTGGTCAACCTCTCTCTGTATCTTTTTCTCCTGTACAAAACATTCATGCGGTTAAATTCTCATCGGTGCTGCCAGCCGCCATTTTCGAGCTCAATTGAAGCATTTCAAGTGATTCCTAGGAG AAATTTGCACCAGATGTCAACCATGGATAACTCGGCAAACGTTGTGTGGCATAAGTGCTCGGTTGAGAAACTTGATAGGCAACAATTGCTTAAGCAGAAAGGCTGTGTCATATGGATTACTGGTCTAAGTGGTTCAG GAAAAAGCACTGTGGCATGTGCTTTGAGTCAAGGCTTGCACATGAGAGGAAAGCTCACCTACATCCTTGATGGTGACAATGTTCGTCATGGTCTAAATCGTGATCTTAGTTTCAAAGCAGAAGATCGTGCAGAAAACATACGAAGAATTG ccgaGGTAGCTAAGCTCTTTGCGGATGCTGGCATCATTTGTATTGCTAGCTTAATATCTCCCTACAGAAAGGACCGAGATGCCTGCCGTGCACTATTTCCCGAAGGAGATTTTATTGAG GTGTACATGGATGTGCCACTGCATGTGTGTGAGAATAGGGACCCAAAGGGACTCTACAAGCTTGCACGAGCTGGAAAAATTAAAA GCTTTACAGGGGTTGATGATCCATATGAGCCACCATTAAAGTGCGAG ATAGTATTGCAGCAGAAGGGTGGGGATTGTGTCTCCCCAGGCGAGATGGCTGAAACCGTGATATCATATTTGGAGGAGAAAGGGTATCTGCAGGCATGA
- the LOC126609350 gene encoding adenylyl-sulfate kinase 1, chloroplastic-like isoform X7: MSTMDNSANVVWHKCSVEKLDRQQLLKQKGCVIWITGLSGSGKSTVACALSQGLHMRGKLTYILDGDNVRHGLNRDLSFKAEDRAENIRRIAEVAKLFADAGIICIASLISPYRKDRDACRALFPEGDFIEVYMDVPLHVCENRDPKGLYKLARAGKIKSFTGVDDPYEPPLKCEIVLQQKGGDCVSPGEMAETVISYLEEKGYLQA; encoded by the exons ATGTCAACCATGGATAACTCGGCAAACGTTGTGTGGCATAAGTGCTCGGTTGAGAAACTTGATAGGCAACAATTGCTTAAGCAGAAAGGCTGTGTCATATGGATTACTGGTCTAAGTGGTTCAG GAAAAAGCACTGTGGCATGTGCTTTGAGTCAAGGCTTGCACATGAGAGGAAAGCTCACCTACATCCTTGATGGTGACAATGTTCGTCATGGTCTAAATCGTGATCTTAGTTTCAAAGCAGAAGATCGTGCAGAAAACATACGAAGAATTG ccgaGGTAGCTAAGCTCTTTGCGGATGCTGGCATCATTTGTATTGCTAGCTTAATATCTCCCTACAGAAAGGACCGAGATGCCTGCCGTGCACTATTTCCCGAAGGAGATTTTATTGAG GTGTACATGGATGTGCCACTGCATGTGTGTGAGAATAGGGACCCAAAGGGACTCTACAAGCTTGCACGAGCTGGAAAAATTAAAA GCTTTACAGGGGTTGATGATCCATATGAGCCACCATTAAAGTGCGAG ATAGTATTGCAGCAGAAGGGTGGGGATTGTGTCTCCCCAGGCGAGATGGCTGAAACCGTGATATCATATTTGGAGGAGAAAGGGTATCTGCAGGCATGA